A segment of the Bacillus pseudomycoides genome:
TGCACGGAACGTCCCCGCTTGACGTAATAATTGGTCAACAAGTGTTGTTTTACCATGGTCAACGTGGGCAATAATTGCTATATTTCGTAAATCTTGTCGTTTTTTCAACATGTCCAACTCCTAGTGTCTTTTTAATCCTTCTCTATTATAAGAGCGAAGGGGATACAATGGCAATCAAAATAAAATCAAGAATGAAAATATAGTTGTATTCTTACTTTTGTGAAAGTAAAATGAAATTGGAGGGTGAAGAAATGGAACACATTCAATATCGCTTTTTATTAACTGCTATCATCGGTGTTATTTTCTTGATCGGCATTGGTATTATGATTGCTGAAAATAGTCCCATCGGTATTATTATTTGCATTATTGGTACATTTGTTACAGTCGGATATGGATTTATAACAAAACGCAAAATGCGTAAATCACAGTGACATAAAAAAGTAAGAAGCTACGTCTTGAGCCTCTTACTTTTTTTGTTACTGTGATACGTATTGTAATAATTCGTCATATACTCCAGGCTTAGCGACTAATACGCTACTTTTTTCCACAATAGAAAGCGTAGTACCAC
Coding sequences within it:
- a CDS encoding DUF5325 family protein, encoding MEHIQYRFLLTAIIGVIFLIGIGIMIAENSPIGIIICIIGTFVTVGYGFITKRKMRKSQ